The following proteins are co-located in the Anas platyrhynchos isolate ZD024472 breed Pekin duck chromosome 1, IASCAAS_PekinDuck_T2T, whole genome shotgun sequence genome:
- the LOC139999079 gene encoding inositol 1,4,5-trisphosphate receptor-interacting protein-like 1, with product MARLIFLALAVLGIAQKPWFVDDHVDADANERMQQHAEQLIEGMARLLHEMEERSQEQSGVALGALLFTALQQWQLWTFIDLLVLLFGLCRWLRKWRLGLRSRSKQGSYPRKKEKRDKDNTNTDDTRDLGRVWANRTQWPAPHMADKCKVVEELVDKLLGACQRLSGEALFKPRLQPAIGVGCFSEDGSTQQDNVLYRLLVPLRPPPGHAFHPELGAEGETPARKPGLRVELECACARERLVGDMLCFLHHPEDELRSRQEPSLLRTLCSGSYLDVEETTRWFQALVKAAWELLPQSRHCRLTVLPSRRSCKIRLANASQSTLSIEITLGVRLDDSDSFLSLE from the coding sequence ATGGCTCGGCTGATCTTCCTcgccctggctgtgctgggcatTGCCCAGAAGCCGTGGTTCGTGGATGATCATGTGGATGCAGATGCAAATGAGCGAATGCAGCAGCATGCGGAGCAGCTGATTGAAGGCATGGCTCGGCTGCTGCATGAGATGGAGGAGAGGAGCCAGGAGCAGAGCGGGGTGGCCTTGGGAGCCCTGCTCTTCACTGCCTTGCAGCAGTGGCAGCTCTGGACCTTTATTGACCTCCTTGTCCTGCTCTTCGGGCTCTGCCGGTGGCTCAGGAAATGGAGACTTGGGCTCCGCAGCAGAAGCAAGCAGGGCAGCTACccaaggaagaaggagaagagggacAAAGACAACACCAACACCGATGACACCCGGGATCTGGGCAGGGTTTGGGCCAATCGCACCCAGTGGCCGGCGCCGCACATGGCCGACAAGTgcaaggtggtggaggagctggtggaCAAGCTTCTTGGTGCCTGCCAAAGACTCTCCGGGGAAGCTCTCTTCAAGCCACGGCTGCAGCCGGCCATCGGTGTGGGCTGCTTCTCCGAAGACGGGAGTACCCAGCAGGACAACGTCCTCTACCGCCTGCTCGTGCCCCTGAGGCCTCCCCCCGGGCACGCCTTCCACCCGGAGCTGGGCGCCGAGGGGGAGACGCCAGCGAGGAAGCCCGGCCTGCGCGTGGAGCTGGAGTGCGCCTGCGCGAGGGAGCGGCTGGTGGGGGACATGCTGTGCTTCCTCCACCACCCCGAGGACGAGCTGAGGAGCAGACAGGAGCCCAGCCTGCTGCGCACCCTCTGCAGCGGCTCCTACCTGGATGTGGAGGAAACCACTCGCTGGTTCCAGGCCTTGGTGAAAGCAGCCTGGGAGCTTCTGCCGCAGTCGCGCCACTGCCGCCTGACGGTGCTGCCCTCCCGCCGCTCCTGCAAGATCAGGCTGGCCAACGCCTCCCAGAGCACCCTCTCCATTGAGATCACGCTTGGGGTGCGGCTAGACGACTCGGACTCCTTCCTGAGCCTGGAGTAG